The Aneurinibacillus uraniidurans genome segment GGGATGGCGTAGTAGAGGAAATCGAAAAACAAGGCTTGTGAAGGTAAAAGCAAGAAAAGAAAGCCGTTCCGGCAGAAGGGAACGGCTTTTGTTATGCAATTATTTGGAGAAGTACAGACCTTGTACTTTCTCGACTACATCTGCAAGTGTGTTGGGAACTTGCACGATGGAATAGCCCATGAGGTAAGGGGAGCCCGGCGCTCGTAAAATAATTTTGGCAATGAGTCTGTCCTCGAATTGATAGAAAAAAATATTGAAGCTTTTATACGTAGTATTCATGACATTGAGGATAAAATGAACGGCAATCTGGATATAGTTCGAAAACTCATCTAGTTTTGTCCGGTCTGTCAATATGACATTAAACTCCGTAAATCCAGCGCGTGGGAATGTGGAAAGATTCAGTTCTACACCAGGCTGCTGATCGACGATGAGCCCCATAAACTGCCTGGCTTCTACGTGCTCCCGGTAATCGACATCTGTAAGCCCTACAAATTGCATATGCGGATGGTAAATCGAGCCTCCAGAATGCACCCCATGATTTTTGAAAAAAATAACGGATCGGAA includes the following:
- a CDS encoding DUF4931 domain-containing protein, with protein sequence MNTYMTFITNVARQKPSTLHNSETACPFCDRDTLYKEGVILAKEDPFLIVENKFQTLDRAYQMVLIETEACNHGDLSMYAPDYLYRLFRFALANWEAFEASGKFRSVIFFKNHGVHSGGSIYHPHMQFVGLTDVDYREHVEARQFMGLIVDQQPGVELNLSTFPRAGFTEFNVILTDRTKLDEFSNYIQIAVHFILNVMNTTYKSFNIFFYQFEDRLIAKIILRAPGSPYLMGYSIVQVPNTLADVVEKVQGLYFSK